The following proteins come from a genomic window of Dysidea avara chromosome 12, odDysAvar1.4, whole genome shotgun sequence:
- the LOC136239901 gene encoding uncharacterized protein, giving the protein MVVEIEAVLNDRPLTYLSDDPCDPVPLTPSHLLYGRRITRVPHELVSDVHDGDYGDTSDVSKRARILAHLLEHFRHRWKQEYLTSLLHDEGPRIQWKLAVIEKLNKGGDGMIHSADIRTSTGKTNRPIVKLYPLEVTTNDTEPVNTTAVEEQDGRVSVNRPSRRTAAKKATRQISEWTKLLAAPLEDVMK; this is encoded by the exons ATGGTGGTAGAGATTGAAGCTGTCTTAAATGACAGACCACTCACTTACCTTTCTGATGACCCTTGTGATCCTGTACCACTTACACCGTCACATCTCCTATATGGCAGAAGGATTACCAGAGTTCCTCATGAACTTGTTTCTGATGTGCATGATGGAGATTATGGTGACACCTCAGATGTAAGCAAGAGAGCAAGAATCCTTGCACACCTTTTGGAACACTTTAGACACAGATGGAAGCAAGAGTATCTCACCTCATTAC TCCATGATGAGGGACCACGGATACAATGGAAGCTTGCAGTCATAGAGAAACTGAACAAAGGTGGAGATGGTATGATTCATTCAGCAGACATccgaaccagcactgggaaaACAAACAGACCGATTGTGAAGCTTTACCCACTAGAGGTAACAACTAATGATACTGAACCTGTTAACACTACAGCAGTTGAAGAACAAGATGGAAGAGTTTCTGTTAACAGACCCTCAAGGCGAACTGCTGCCAAGAAAGCAACCAGACAAATCTCAGAATGGACTAAGTTGCTAGCCGCCCCCCTGGAGGATGTTATGAAGTAG